In one window of Trachemys scripta elegans isolate TJP31775 chromosome 5, CAS_Tse_1.0, whole genome shotgun sequence DNA:
- the LOC117878201 gene encoding C-X-C motif chemokine 13-like: MKNLAVVLAIALIVTDLTTLTGLPLESLLTNQRCRCRKQTSDVISAWKIRFIEVIPQGIQCRRKEIILTLKSKQRACVHPNAPWIQILLHKLTQSNSVSAVQFFD, translated from the exons ATGAAGAACCTGGCTGTAGTCCTGGCAATAGCCCTGATTGTAACTGACCTCACTACCCTGACTG GCCTACCTCTGGAAAGCCTTCTAACCAACCAGAGATGCAGATGCCGCAAGCAAACCTCAGATGTCATCAGTGCTTGGAAGATTAGATTTATTGAGGTGATTCCTCAGGGGATTCAGTGTAGAAGGAAGGAGATTAT ACTTACCCTGAAGAGTAAACAGAGAGCCTGCGTGCATCCCAATGCACCGTGGATCCAGATATTGCTTCATAAGCTGACGCAGAG TAACAGCGTCAGTGCAGTGCAATTCTTTGACTGA